In Kordiimonas pumila, a single genomic region encodes these proteins:
- a CDS encoding magnesium chelatase subunit ChlI family protein, producing the protein MATNPCRCGYLDDAAMACGRAPRCAAEYQAKISGPLFDRFDIFMDVPAVSAADLSLPSTGEPSSVIAARVAAARERQHGRAEAEGKEDVFLNAHADGAYLQAIAAPDAGGKQMLEKAVDHFRLSARGYHRVLRVARTIADLAGSDTVTQPHIAEALAYRRITPQVASR; encoded by the coding sequence ATGGCAACGAACCCCTGTCGCTGTGGGTATTTGGATGATGCTGCGATGGCGTGTGGTCGTGCGCCCCGGTGCGCGGCGGAGTATCAGGCGAAAATATCAGGCCCCTTGTTTGACCGGTTTGATATATTTATGGATGTACCGGCGGTGTCGGCCGCTGACTTATCACTGCCGTCAACCGGCGAACCGTCATCTGTTATTGCCGCCCGTGTAGCAGCGGCGCGCGAGCGCCAGCACGGCCGCGCTGAAGCTGAAGGCAAGGAAGATGTCTTTCTGAATGCCCATGCTGATGGGGCATACCTGCAAGCAATTGCCGCGCCTGACGCAGGTGGCAAACAGATGCTTGAGAAAGCTGTTGATCACTTCCGCCTGTCTGCGCGCGGGTATCACCGCGTACTGCGTGTTGCCCGCACTATCGCTGACCTAGCGGGCAGCGACACCGTCACCCAACCCCACATCGCCGAGGCCCTCGCCTACCGGCGCATCACACCGCAGGTTGCTTCAAGATAA
- a CDS encoding TonB-dependent receptor: MAYKYSGASAIALTTALAGTAVLSGAVQAEVEEIIVTATKRAESTQDVPVAVTAMSSTTLEDLNVDVFTDYLLELPGVSSGGSGPGQGTIYIRGLSSTTPHLTVAGVSGLAPNVALYLDEQPVTQVGRNLDVYAADLNRVEVLPGPQGTLFGASSQAGTIRLITNKPNLSTFEASISAGVSFTKGGEMSEKVEAMINYPIIENKFALRGVFYNDNQGGYIDNVYGTRSAADSARFASSTARPNGVLTSDGFQAGADLSAVTFLDADNLEHVEENFNDASYTGFRVSALYEVNEDWTVTATHTRQRIDSEGVFFIDPELDDPDDLSVQRFSPDEIVDDFDNTSLTVEGRLGMLEMVYSGAFLNRDTAQTVDYTDYLFVGQYLPYYICDASVSYPGAADPSGTCQPPNLYVNSTTDTEVMTHELRFVTPEENRLKATFGGFYSDQKIVENNNFTYPGSRFVAGYAPGEIGFPQNGPLPGSSVSDPNPRPLGVIFFNDITRTDVQKGLFADVTYDLIPDTLSITGGVRWHDVDVRLKGSANSSFNNLFYQEDVNDFGTNLDTQFDGTQVINGVTVPTGAEAKGTVFKGNISWTPNENTLIYFTYSEGFRPGLPNRPAGAGGGAVPAIIRTDEVVNYEFGWKLDLFENQLRFNGNAFYVEVKDLQTTIFDPTIVNLFFSDNAANAEIKGVEGDLTYAPTEVPGLTISGAFSILDTEIKELVGASVAIAGPGEDLANAPSFQGNLRARYAWDLNDDMRAYVMPRITYSASSYSDIVLINRAEQDSYFLMNMSFGIIMENWSAEIYGENLTDERAQLSNNLYFDRERISINRPRTFGLRVSYSY, encoded by the coding sequence GTGGCGTATAAATATTCAGGCGCATCTGCCATTGCGCTAACCACTGCACTTGCTGGAACGGCAGTTTTATCTGGGGCTGTCCAGGCGGAGGTTGAAGAAATTATTGTAACGGCAACTAAACGTGCTGAAAGTACACAGGATGTTCCTGTTGCTGTAACGGCGATGAGCAGTACAACACTGGAAGACTTAAACGTTGATGTGTTTACGGATTACCTGCTTGAGCTGCCGGGGGTTTCTTCCGGTGGGTCAGGCCCGGGTCAGGGTACAATTTATATCCGGGGTCTTTCGTCCACCACGCCGCACCTTACTGTGGCCGGTGTCTCGGGTCTTGCACCGAACGTAGCACTTTATCTTGATGAACAACCAGTGACACAAGTTGGCCGTAACCTTGATGTTTATGCAGCTGACCTGAACCGAGTGGAAGTACTACCGGGGCCGCAAGGTACTCTGTTCGGTGCGAGTTCCCAAGCTGGTACCATCCGCCTTATCACCAACAAGCCAAACCTTAGTACTTTTGAAGCCAGTATAAGCGCGGGTGTTTCATTCACCAAAGGTGGTGAGATGAGCGAAAAGGTTGAAGCGATGATCAACTATCCGATCATCGAAAATAAATTCGCCCTCCGTGGTGTTTTCTACAATGATAATCAGGGTGGATACATCGACAATGTTTACGGTACCCGTTCGGCCGCGGACAGTGCGCGCTTTGCCAGTTCGACGGCTCGCCCGAACGGCGTTCTTACATCTGATGGTTTTCAAGCGGGAGCGGATCTGTCCGCTGTCACGTTCCTTGATGCAGACAATCTTGAGCATGTGGAAGAAAACTTCAATGATGCGTCTTACACGGGGTTTCGCGTCAGTGCTCTGTATGAAGTGAATGAAGACTGGACTGTCACAGCCACTCACACACGACAGCGTATTGACTCAGAAGGGGTGTTCTTCATCGATCCTGAGCTTGATGACCCGGACGATCTGTCGGTTCAACGTTTCTCGCCTGATGAAATTGTTGATGACTTTGACAACACCTCTCTTACTGTTGAAGGCCGTCTTGGTATGCTGGAAATGGTGTACTCAGGGGCGTTCTTGAACCGTGATACAGCGCAAACGGTTGATTATACAGACTATCTGTTTGTAGGGCAGTATTTGCCATACTATATCTGTGATGCGTCTGTTAGTTACCCTGGCGCGGCGGACCCGTCCGGTACGTGTCAGCCACCAAATCTTTATGTGAACTCGACAACAGATACAGAAGTTATGACGCACGAACTGCGCTTTGTGACTCCTGAGGAAAATCGGTTGAAAGCAACATTTGGTGGTTTTTATAGCGACCAGAAAATTGTTGAAAACAATAACTTTACCTATCCGGGATCTCGGTTCGTTGCAGGCTATGCGCCCGGTGAAATAGGGTTCCCGCAAAATGGACCGTTACCGGGTTCATCTGTCAGTGACCCTAATCCACGCCCTCTTGGTGTGATCTTCTTTAATGATATCACGCGCACAGATGTGCAAAAGGGCCTCTTTGCTGATGTCACCTATGATCTTATCCCTGATACGCTTTCTATCACAGGCGGTGTGCGTTGGCATGATGTAGATGTGCGCCTGAAGGGTAGTGCGAACTCGTCTTTCAATAATCTTTTCTATCAAGAAGATGTGAATGATTTTGGCACCAACCTTGACACCCAGTTTGATGGAACACAGGTTATTAATGGGGTAACAGTGCCGACAGGCGCAGAAGCCAAGGGCACGGTGTTTAAAGGAAACATTTCATGGACACCGAATGAGAATACTCTCATTTATTTCACATACTCTGAAGGGTTCCGCCCAGGCCTTCCTAACCGCCCAGCGGGTGCGGGCGGCGGTGCTGTTCCGGCGATTATCCGTACGGATGAAGTAGTAAATTATGAATTTGGTTGGAAACTGGATCTGTTTGAAAATCAGCTTCGGTTTAACGGAAATGCCTTCTATGTTGAGGTGAAAGATCTGCAAACCACAATCTTTGACCCGACAATTGTGAACCTCTTTTTCTCTGACAATGCAGCAAATGCAGAAATTAAAGGGGTTGAAGGCGACCTGACCTACGCACCAACCGAAGTGCCAGGCCTGACTATCAGTGGTGCCTTCTCCATTCTTGATACAGAAATTAAGGAGTTGGTGGGCGCTAGTGTGGCGATTGCTGGGCCGGGTGAAGATCTTGCAAATGCACCGTCTTTCCAGGGGAACCTGCGGGCGCGTTACGCATGGGATCTGAATGATGACATGCGGGCCTATGTTATGCCGCGCATCACCTATTCGGCGTCGTCTTATAGTGATATCGTCCTTATCAACCGCGCAGAACAGGACAGTTACTTCCTGATGAACATGTCTTTTGGCATTATAATGGAAAACTGGTCTGCTGAAATTTACGGTGAAAACCTGACTGATGAGCGGGCACAGCTTTCCAATAACCTGTATTTTGACCGTGAGCGTATCTCTATAAACCGGCCACGCACATTTGGTTTGCGGGTGTCCTATAGCTACTAG
- a CDS encoding tetratricopeptide repeat-containing sulfotransferase family protein, whose translation MDDKTTQASLKTAQAHIYKGQFEVALAVLSSLDISGGNGPDILYMKAVCERYGKQYAAAGKTLRALFHLAPEFGRGYQELGYLRLAENDQTGAFSAFSKACQYNPALEASWRSLAELQKNMGRQVEADQALAQANRLKALPKELFAVTNYIYEGKLLRAENLCRRYLQANPKNVEAMRLLADIGRRFGVLEEADFLLESALAFDPENIQVRLDYIHILRQRQKFDAALKEARALYEREPNNPVFQSHYAIEALQAGDFDTAFSMFDSVLERIPNDPATLTSKGHALKTVGKQDAAIEAYRAACISKPDHGDAYYGLANLKTYRFTDDELGRMTVQEASPDISHMSRIQLCFSLGKAYEDRKEYDRSFGFYERGNDLKRAQSRYDADQMAEELDAQADVCNGELFAKHKGAGCSAADPIFIVGLPRAGSTLLEQILASHSQVDGTLELPNILSLSHRLRDRQKVSSEASYPRILHSLSAEKLQELGETYIRETQVHRSGAPYFTDKMPNNFRHIGLIKLILPNAKIIDARRNPMACCFSGFKQLFAEGQEFTYGLTEIGRYYKSYTKLMDHWHSVLPGQILHVQYEDVVDDLETQVQRILDYCGLPFESACVNFHKTERSVRTASSEQVRQPINKSGLEQWHHFDSYLGPLREALGPLASP comes from the coding sequence ATGGACGATAAAACGACGCAGGCATCGCTTAAGACCGCACAGGCCCATATTTATAAGGGGCAGTTTGAAGTGGCGCTTGCTGTGCTTTCTTCCCTTGATATATCGGGAGGTAACGGCCCTGATATTCTCTATATGAAAGCCGTGTGTGAACGCTACGGCAAACAGTATGCTGCTGCGGGTAAAACTCTGCGTGCATTATTTCATCTAGCCCCTGAATTTGGTCGAGGGTATCAGGAGCTTGGCTACCTCAGGCTAGCAGAAAATGATCAGACTGGTGCCTTCTCTGCTTTTTCAAAAGCCTGCCAGTATAATCCTGCTCTTGAAGCAAGCTGGCGGTCGTTGGCAGAACTTCAGAAAAATATGGGCAGGCAGGTCGAGGCGGATCAGGCATTGGCGCAGGCGAACCGGCTGAAAGCCCTGCCCAAAGAGTTATTCGCAGTCACTAATTATATTTATGAAGGCAAATTACTGCGGGCAGAAAACTTATGCCGTCGTTATCTTCAAGCCAACCCCAAAAATGTCGAGGCCATGCGCCTTCTAGCTGATATTGGCCGTCGTTTTGGTGTATTGGAAGAAGCAGATTTTTTACTTGAAAGTGCGCTGGCCTTTGACCCTGAGAATATTCAGGTCAGGCTTGATTACATACATATTCTGCGACAGCGGCAAAAGTTTGATGCCGCTTTAAAGGAAGCGCGGGCTCTTTATGAAAGAGAACCTAATAATCCCGTCTTTCAATCACACTATGCCATCGAGGCTTTGCAAGCGGGAGACTTTGATACAGCTTTCAGTATGTTTGACAGTGTTCTTGAGCGCATACCAAATGATCCAGCAACACTTACTTCAAAGGGGCATGCCCTTAAAACGGTGGGTAAGCAGGATGCGGCGATTGAAGCTTACAGGGCAGCTTGTATCAGCAAGCCTGACCACGGAGATGCATACTACGGCCTTGCAAACCTGAAGACTTACCGTTTCACGGATGATGAGCTGGGGAGAATGACCGTGCAAGAAGCATCACCAGATATTTCGCACATGAGCCGTATTCAGTTATGTTTTTCCCTTGGAAAAGCATATGAGGATAGAAAGGAATATGACAGGTCTTTCGGTTTCTATGAGCGCGGCAATGACCTGAAGCGTGCGCAAAGCCGCTATGATGCCGATCAGATGGCAGAAGAACTGGATGCTCAGGCTGATGTTTGCAATGGAGAACTGTTTGCCAAACATAAGGGTGCCGGGTGTAGCGCTGCTGACCCCATTTTTATCGTTGGCTTACCGCGCGCTGGCTCAACGCTGCTGGAGCAAATTCTGGCCTCGCATAGTCAGGTAGATGGCACTCTTGAGTTGCCGAACATTCTGTCGCTGTCGCACCGGCTGCGAGACCGGCAGAAGGTAAGTTCAGAAGCCAGTTACCCTCGTATTTTACATAGTCTCAGTGCTGAAAAATTACAGGAACTGGGCGAAACCTATATTCGTGAGACGCAGGTTCATCGATCAGGGGCACCTTATTTCACAGACAAGATGCCTAATAATTTCCGGCATATCGGCCTGATCAAACTGATCTTGCCAAATGCTAAAATTATCGATGCCCGGCGTAACCCAATGGCTTGCTGTTTCAGTGGTTTCAAACAGCTTTTTGCAGAAGGGCAAGAATTTACATACGGCTTAACTGAGATTGGTCGTTACTATAAGAGCTACACAAAATTAATGGACCATTGGCACAGTGTGTTGCCGGGGCAGATACTGCATGTACAGTATGAGGATGTCGTTGACGATTTGGAAACGCAAGTGCAGCGTATTCTGGACTATTGTGGCCTGCCGTTTGAAAGCGCGTGTGTGAACTTTCATAAAACAGAGCGGTCTGTACGCACAGCCAGTTCTGAGCAAGTACGTCAGCCCATTAACAAAAGTGGGCTTGAGCAGTGGCATCACTTTGATAGTTATCTTGGCCCCTTGCGCGAGGCACTCGGCCCGCTCGCCAGCCCTTAA
- a CDS encoding tRNA-binding protein, whose translation MTKEQITWADFDKINLRAGTIIAAEVFKEARRPAYILQVDFGPEIGVRKSSAQITVHYSPEDLIGKQVMAVMNFPPKQIGPIMSECLVTGFYDASGDVVLAVPDKPLQNGAKLG comes from the coding sequence ATGACAAAAGAACAGATTACCTGGGCTGATTTTGATAAAATAAACCTTAGAGCCGGAACTATTATTGCCGCAGAAGTATTCAAAGAAGCAAGACGCCCAGCATATATCCTGCAAGTAGATTTCGGGCCAGAAATAGGGGTGCGGAAATCAAGCGCCCAGATAACCGTGCATTACAGCCCAGAAGACCTGATTGGCAAACAGGTGATGGCTGTGATGAATTTCCCGCCAAAACAAATTGGGCCAATCATGTCAGAATGCCTTGTCACCGGCTTTTATGATGCAAGCGGTGACGTAGTGCTGGCGGTGCCAGACAAGCCGCTGCAAAACGGTGCAAAGCTGGGTTAA
- a CDS encoding BCCT family transporter, whose amino-acid sequence MYLKKDLDNSRSEKASILPPVFYPSAFLIGLLVIVTLVAGERASAFFAATQAFITTEFGWVYMTSVVGFLLFGLYIAIGKTGEIKLGPNQAEPEYSFTSWFAMLFSAGIGIGLLFYGVAEPLTHYMMPPNATPETIAAAKKAMQITYFHWGINAWAIYAIVGLILAYFSFRHNLPLTIRSALYPLIGDRIYGPAGHVVDTIAVVGTLFGVATSLGFGVSQVNAGLNYLFDIPYSTTTQIVLIAVITAFATASVVSGLDAGIKKLSEINMVLATLLLLFVIAAGPTLLILNSFVENLGLYISTLVERSFYMNAYREDQSWLAGWTLFYWGWWISWSPFVGIFIARISRGRTIREFMLGVLLVPSLFTFIWMTAFGNSAISFEMNGVMPSIADAIENNLPLGIFAFLEHLPFSGIVSFCTILLIMTFFVTSSDSGSLVIDTITSGGHMNPPVWQRVFWAVTEGVVAAVLMIGGGLVALQTATITIALPFTFVIIIACMGLMKGLKIEAAKMQGAAVAPDVKIIGAETSWKQRLSALMTYPSKRKVEAYVAETVMLALHKVGAEIMKNDCAAEALIDEENHEIRILHGGETDFLYTVRVRSRLRPDFAYINKKDEDDKRRFYQAEVDLLEGSQHYCVYGYSEEQLIHDILSQYNKHIHFLNIARS is encoded by the coding sequence ATGTATTTAAAGAAAGACTTGGATAATTCCAGAAGCGAAAAAGCGAGCATTTTGCCGCCAGTATTTTACCCCTCCGCTTTTCTGATTGGTCTCCTGGTTATCGTGACACTTGTAGCCGGAGAACGGGCAAGTGCATTTTTTGCTGCAACACAGGCCTTTATCACAACAGAATTTGGTTGGGTTTATATGACCTCTGTGGTGGGGTTCCTATTATTTGGCCTCTATATCGCTATCGGAAAAACGGGGGAAATCAAACTTGGCCCAAACCAGGCTGAGCCCGAGTATAGCTTCACGTCATGGTTTGCGATGCTGTTTTCCGCAGGCATTGGTATTGGCCTGCTGTTTTACGGGGTAGCAGAACCCCTGACCCACTATATGATGCCGCCAAATGCCACCCCGGAAACAATCGCAGCCGCAAAAAAAGCAATGCAAATTACCTATTTTCACTGGGGTATCAATGCGTGGGCCATATATGCCATTGTCGGCCTTATCCTTGCGTATTTCAGCTTTCGCCACAACCTGCCCCTTACAATCCGCTCGGCACTCTATCCTTTGATTGGGGATAGAATATACGGCCCCGCCGGTCATGTTGTTGATACCATTGCTGTTGTAGGAACCCTTTTCGGTGTTGCTACTTCGCTAGGCTTTGGTGTTTCGCAAGTAAATGCCGGACTGAACTATTTGTTCGACATTCCCTACAGCACCACAACACAAATTGTCCTCATCGCTGTTATTACCGCCTTTGCAACGGCCTCCGTTGTCTCTGGGCTGGATGCTGGAATTAAAAAATTATCTGAAATTAATATGGTACTTGCCACCCTCTTGCTGCTGTTTGTCATTGCTGCAGGTCCCACACTGCTTATTCTTAACAGCTTTGTTGAAAACCTTGGGCTTTATATCAGTACGCTTGTTGAACGCAGTTTTTATATGAACGCCTACAGAGAAGACCAAAGCTGGCTCGCAGGCTGGACACTGTTTTACTGGGGCTGGTGGATTAGTTGGTCGCCTTTTGTAGGGATTTTCATTGCGCGCATATCACGGGGCCGCACAATTCGCGAGTTTATGCTCGGTGTTTTACTCGTACCATCCCTTTTCACTTTCATCTGGATGACTGCCTTTGGTAACAGCGCCATTTCGTTTGAAATGAACGGCGTTATGCCTAGCATCGCCGATGCTATTGAAAATAATTTGCCCTTGGGGATATTCGCGTTTCTCGAGCACTTGCCATTCTCTGGCATAGTCTCTTTCTGCACCATACTTCTGATCATGACATTCTTTGTGACCTCATCAGATTCAGGCTCACTGGTGATTGATACCATCACCTCTGGTGGCCATATGAACCCCCCTGTTTGGCAACGTGTTTTTTGGGCTGTAACAGAAGGTGTGGTGGCTGCTGTCCTCATGATTGGCGGGGGCCTTGTGGCCCTGCAAACGGCCACTATCACCATTGCATTGCCTTTTACCTTTGTGATCATTATTGCCTGCATGGGGCTTATGAAGGGGCTAAAAATTGAGGCCGCAAAAATGCAAGGAGCCGCAGTTGCCCCTGATGTGAAAATCATTGGTGCAGAGACCAGTTGGAAACAAAGATTAAGCGCCCTCATGACCTACCCCAGTAAAAGAAAGGTGGAGGCTTATGTTGCAGAAACTGTCATGCTAGCCTTGCATAAGGTTGGGGCAGAAATCATGAAAAATGACTGTGCTGCAGAAGCGTTGATTGACGAAGAAAATCATGAAATCCGCATTTTGCACGGCGGCGAGACCGACTTTTTATATACTGTTCGTGTGCGCAGCCGTCTGCGGCCTGATTTTGCCTATATCAACAAAAAAGATGAAGACGATAAACGGCGCTTTTATCAGGCAGAAGTGGATCTGCTTGAAGGCAGCCAACACTACTGTGTTTATGGCTACAGCGAGGAACAATTGATCCATGATATCCTGAGCCAATATAATAAACATATTCACTTTTTAAACATTGCCCGCAGCTAA
- a CDS encoding nuclear transport factor 2 family protein: MTIEGFPVGLEMDVAYPDFQVYLALISDAQLKFEIKDGPYVRIEIVDIQVVPLGSSIFVVSWQEEDGSTVTNIQDFDRGLIHSYATLPNGQFLRGTGTFEITRPADRAFDDRPHRNKAIVFDSMISLFQKHDVAKVDRLISPDYIQHNPNISQGRDGIKEVVKNLPKDVYYEPGLMIAEGDFVAIHGRIRGWANKPQIVVDIFRVKDGKLAEHWDVLQDEVPVEATMWRFDV; encoded by the coding sequence ATGACGATAGAAGGTTTTCCAGTTGGATTAGAAATGGATGTGGCCTATCCGGATTTTCAAGTCTATCTGGCGTTAATATCAGATGCGCAATTGAAGTTCGAGATCAAGGACGGGCCATATGTCCGCATTGAGATCGTGGATATACAAGTTGTGCCGCTCGGCAGTAGTATATTCGTGGTGAGCTGGCAGGAGGAGGATGGTTCAACCGTTACAAACATTCAAGATTTTGATCGCGGTTTAATTCATTCATACGCGACCTTACCGAACGGCCAATTTTTGCGCGGGACAGGAACCTTCGAGATTACACGTCCCGCCGATCGCGCTTTTGATGATCGTCCACATCGTAATAAGGCGATTGTCTTCGACTCTATGATTTCATTATTCCAAAAACACGATGTAGCAAAGGTAGACCGTCTAATATCGCCCGATTATATTCAGCATAACCCTAATATTTCTCAAGGCCGTGACGGAATAAAGGAAGTCGTAAAAAACTTGCCGAAAGATGTTTATTACGAACCCGGCTTAATGATAGCTGAAGGAGATTTTGTTGCCATCCATGGCCGCATCCGCGGTTGGGCTAACAAGCCTCAAATTGTTGTAGATATATTCAGGGTTAAAGATGGCAAGTTAGCTGAGCATTGGGACGTATTGCAAGACGAAGTTCCTGTAGAGGCTACAATGTGGCGTTTCGATGTTTGA
- a CDS encoding hydrolase, producing the protein MKPRNGLDSLLRPEDSVLVLIDHQPFQLTNVNSHDPHMAVNAAAGLANAAKAFNVPTILTSVLVDRGGLIFPQITDVFPGQEVIDRTFINTWEDKKVVDAVKATGRKQLIIAGLFTEICVAMPVIQALGEGWDVTVVTDACGGVSKEAHEVAIQRMIGAGANVMTWFAVLAEWQRDWARTETAEAITKVMIDHLAGSGIAFLWEQQLLNTPVPKAED; encoded by the coding sequence ATGAAACCTCGTAATGGCCTTGACTCACTACTTCGCCCGGAAGATTCAGTGCTGGTTTTAATTGATCACCAACCATTCCAGCTTACCAATGTTAATAGTCATGACCCGCATATGGCTGTTAATGCAGCCGCAGGTTTGGCTAACGCGGCGAAGGCCTTCAATGTTCCGACCATTTTAACCAGTGTGCTTGTTGATCGTGGTGGTCTTATCTTCCCGCAAATCACGGATGTTTTCCCGGGTCAAGAAGTGATTGACCGTACATTCATCAATACATGGGAAGACAAAAAGGTCGTGGATGCAGTGAAAGCGACGGGCCGTAAACAGCTGATTATTGCAGGGCTCTTTACAGAGATTTGTGTGGCGATGCCGGTTATTCAGGCGCTTGGCGAAGGTTGGGACGTAACAGTAGTGACAGATGCATGCGGCGGTGTTTCGAAAGAAGCTCATGAGGTTGCGATACAGCGGATGATAGGGGCTGGGGCAAATGTGATGACCTGGTTTGCAGTGTTGGCTGAATGGCAGCGTGATTGGGCAAGAACAGAAACCGCAGAAGCAATCACGAAAGTGATGATCGATCATCTGGCTGGCAGTGGTATCGCATTCCTGTGGGAGCAACAATTGCTCAATACACCGGTGCCGAAGGCAGAGGATTAA
- a CDS encoding LysR family transcriptional regulator, producing the protein MDIEELHTFIEVARIASISATARRLGVAKSIVSRRLLKLENELGVQLLLRTTRGVTLTEAGATFQDHAMKIVNEIDTARERILPTGELCGSLRIAMPLTFGPDQFAPVLAQLAQTHPQLSIYSSYTDRHIDLTAEGFDCAIRLGHLKDSNLIAKRIGPIYGTLVASPAYIQEHGAPETPEELITDHQALMQGTESWKFIRDGQIISVNPQGRFKADNGTALLAAATAGLGVAYLPDGLIYECLTSGTLVPVMKRYPVPPSGAYIVRPPGQHPSRKIKALTDIFIKFFEQSPHLACDASNETAE; encoded by the coding sequence TTGGACATTGAAGAACTACATACATTTATAGAAGTTGCTCGTATAGCGAGTATTTCTGCGACCGCGCGGCGGCTTGGCGTGGCGAAATCCATTGTTAGCCGCCGGCTTTTAAAGCTTGAGAATGAACTTGGCGTTCAGCTTCTTTTGAGGACCACGCGAGGCGTAACCCTCACAGAAGCAGGGGCAACATTTCAAGATCATGCTATGAAAATTGTAAACGAAATTGATACAGCCAGAGAAAGGATCCTACCCACGGGTGAATTATGTGGCAGCTTACGAATCGCTATGCCACTTACGTTTGGCCCGGATCAATTTGCGCCAGTACTTGCACAACTGGCACAAACCCACCCACAGCTCAGCATTTATTCCTCCTATACAGATCGTCATATAGATCTCACGGCTGAAGGCTTTGATTGCGCTATCCGCCTTGGTCATCTTAAAGATTCAAACTTGATCGCGAAACGTATTGGGCCGATTTATGGAACGCTGGTCGCGAGCCCGGCCTATATTCAAGAGCATGGCGCACCAGAAACACCGGAAGAGCTGATCACCGACCACCAAGCCCTGATGCAAGGGACAGAAAGCTGGAAATTCATACGGGATGGGCAAATCATCTCGGTTAATCCACAAGGACGTTTTAAAGCGGATAACGGCACCGCATTGCTTGCTGCCGCAACCGCAGGACTTGGCGTTGCCTACCTACCAGATGGCCTAATATATGAATGTTTGACCTCAGGGACGCTTGTACCCGTTATGAAACGTTACCCGGTACCCCCATCTGGGGCATATATTGTGCGCCCACCGGGGCAACACCCCTCACGCAAAATAAAAGCCCTCACAGACATATTCATAAAGTTTTTTGAACAATCCCCACATCTTGCTTGCGATGCGTCTAATGAAACTGCCGAATAA
- a CDS encoding FMN-dependent NADH-azoreductase, with product MSKLLHITASIRGDKSISRTLSQKLVQKLSADTDFQIIERDLSKNDLPYVSESRFSANSTPKNERTQEQKELSVIADTLIEELQAADIIVLGIPVYNFGVPAVFKAWADLVARTGTTFKYTETGPVGLLQGKKAYLVLVSGGMPIGGDIDFMSPWVKFFLGFLGIKDVEMITADGIMGQDGEEKIQKAHETIDNLAA from the coding sequence ATGTCAAAACTTCTTCATATTACAGCAAGTATTCGCGGTGATAAATCTATCTCCCGCACTTTGAGCCAGAAGCTCGTGCAAAAACTTTCAGCGGATACAGACTTTCAAATTATCGAACGTGACTTAAGCAAAAATGACCTGCCCTATGTCAGTGAAAGCCGGTTTTCCGCCAATAGCACACCAAAAAATGAGCGTACGCAGGAACAAAAAGAGCTGTCTGTTATCGCAGATACACTGATAGAAGAGCTACAAGCCGCAGACATTATTGTGCTTGGTATTCCTGTCTATAACTTTGGTGTTCCTGCAGTCTTTAAAGCTTGGGCCGACCTTGTTGCACGTACAGGCACTACATTTAAATATACAGAAACAGGCCCTGTTGGCTTGCTACAAGGCAAAAAAGCTTACCTTGTCCTCGTTTCTGGCGGCATGCCTATAGGGGGCGATATTGATTTTATGAGTCCTTGGGTGAAATTTTTCCTTGGCTTTTTAGGGATCAAGGATGTTGAAATGATTACGGCGGATGGAATTATGGGGCAGGATGGCGAAGAGAAAATCCAAAAAGCCCACGAAACAATTGATAATCTGGCAGCGTAG